The genomic stretch TGAACCTACGTTCGGCTCATATGTTGCTCCCTTCTGGTTTAGCAAATCTCCCATTGAATCCATCGTCAAATTAATCGATCGCAGTAATACTTCCAACATTTCGCACAAAAACACTCCATCAGATGACACGTTACTTTCATACTTTTTCGCAGTAgatattttttttgttaCTAGGCCGTTTGACCCCCTAGAGTACCTTGATCCTCTTCTTATTCCACACATATAGTCCAGTCTATTTACTGATCCACCAGGTCCTGAGCGCACCAACTCCAGCCAGGAGTAAAACCTACGCCTAGGGTGCtcagaaaaaaatgaatcaTATTCTGTGTACCCTAACATCATCGTCGCCAGGTGACCCAGGATAAATGGGTTATTTCCAGATACCCAGAACATGTCTGCGCCCAAACTATTTGCCAAGGGCGCCCCTGACGGCGCCTttcccttttccttttttactATATTGTATCCTAGCGCATTTGCTAGGTTTTCCAATCTCTTTGACGACTCTCTAGTTGTCACATCTGACactaacaaatataatgttttaaGGAGTGTGGCCTGTTGTATATTTGAGTCAACTTCCCAACTCTTTAGTCTAACCCTCGTCTGCTccatttcattttttatttccacaCGCTCCTTCTCGGTGAGGTCTCTTCCGTTTAGGGCAAAATTAGTTTTTGGATTCGATTCCGATTGAGCTTTCTGCTGAACTGGTGGATTACTTGGGAATTGGTTTGTTGTGATTTGAACACTGCGATTAGAATCTTGAAATAACTGTAGGTATGATGGTTTCACTGGAGTATGTAACTCGTGATCTAAAGACACAACTTCACTGGTGATTGTTGATCCGtcaaaatttgtaatactCTTTAAAATTGGGTTTGTTATTGAAAGGAGCCTTTGGGATATTGTGTAGTACGTTCTAAAATATTCCACGGGCTGCCCTCTCAATAGCGCCTTAAACTCAGGCTTTAAACTAGCGATAAATGGGCGTAAAAACTGTTCATATCCTATGGCTTGTTCCAGctgtttattgttttctTCCTTGACGTTTTCCGATCCAAACGTGTAATACTTGTACAACTTCTTTCTCAACAACTTGGCCTTCAGCCTGTCGAAATCTTTTGCCAAGGGATCCTTTCTAACCACTGACGATTTGGTTTCTCTTTCTGAGGAGTATCCGCCTTCGTCTGAGGATTCAGAATCTGAACTCCCACTCTCACTTTCAGATTCTGTGTCACTATCATCACCAAGAACCTTATctttaatcattttattaacagttgatatttttttctttattacATCCGACGTagtttccttttcctccttttcttcttttactcccttttcctcctcctttgCTCCACCGTACTTTTTTTCAAGTTGATTTtcaatttcaaatttattcttGTGGAAATTGTTTATCGTATCATTCAtgttttttgaaaattcGTACATGTTCATTAACACATCTTTTGCCATTCCAAGACCATTTGCCGTCTTCTTTGCTCCCATTTCAATGTTTTTGGCCACGTTTTTCAGGTCTTGTTTGTCCACTGTTCCTAACGCATACGCTCCACTCCCATAACCAACcaaatttttgtttaaattaggGTTTACAAAAACCcatattaacaaaaatttaataattttacttaaatAACCAggaaaatttttaattttcccTGACATACTTATATACTTCATTTAATTGCGATTTTTATAGACAAAAGTCCATATTAAGAATATgtatcttttattttacaaatgtttacacatttaactaatttttttaaaatcaatatcttctatatatattatttatagatTTAATTCATAAATTCATGTTTACTGTGATTTTGAAGAATTACGTTAGAGGAGTTGTCTAACTCCATAGAATGCAATTAGGTGCGATGAATTTTTTTCCGGTTTTCAACTAATActtataaacaaattgatattataaatttatttaataataatagattaaaaaaatactatAAACCCtaagaataaatattatggaATCCAGATGGGAGGGATTACTTATAAATCATTTTGAGGCACAAATATCAACAAATCTACATTATTcatctttattattatttattgtagtatattttagctttaaattgtttactCAGTCCATATAGCAAATCTTCCATTcgatatttatataacaGATACATAATgctattttacactaatCTACATTGATTCCATGTTGAAgaaaactaaaataaatttattcaagacgcttttataattaaaataaatttgaacttattttttgttaatttaaaatggtgTTTGTGCGTATTCTTTTGCAACATTAGTTcatatgtatgtataatGACTATTCACAGAAATGTTTTGAAACAGAAAAACAAAccttttaaaaattcaaagagcaataaattaaaaacaaaaccTACAGGACTCGCTCAAAAAGTTTCCGTTAACCTCGATAGGAAGGCAAAAAAATCTCAGATCATCGCCAAAAAAAAGGCACTAAGAATACATTTGCTTGAAGAATCGCCACGGAACGTATTTGTTGTATCTTTCCattctaaaataaatccgttagattttataaactcGCTTTTAAAATTCCACTCTCCGGAGTCGGTTCCAAAGTCCAAACATTCAGAAGATGGTTGGTTTATATCGCATCCAGTGCTGTTAAACTCCAGTTTAACGCACGATGGAATTCCTCGGAGGCTAATTTTACACTCGTGCCCCCGAAATCTTTCAGATATTTTGTATGCTGCGTCATGTGCCGATATTCTGCTCTGCTTGTTCAGAGGAAGTTCGCCAGATGAGCCTGCCTATGACGAATACGGGTGAGTCGCGAGTTACttactaatatttaggtATAAAATCCTGAGCTCACTCAGGCTTCAGGGCATTCCTACACCCGTAGGCGTGAACGTTGAGGCTGGGTTAACGGGCGATAGGCAGGCCAGCTCAGCCTTGGTCAAAAGATACTTTCAGTCAGAATTTGGACTGGACAAGTAAGCTGAACTGCGATTTAATAATCGATTTAGGAAGTTTACATCAGTGTTTGTGGAAAATGATCTAAAAAATGTTTTGTCACTGGTGGCCTGCGTCTCCATTCCGCAGCTTTCATGGCGGAAGGATAGGGGCTACATGCTGTGTTCTAACTACACTTATGACCAAAACGCCAGGGAGTTTTTTGTAGAGGGTTACGCGAGAGGTATGGGATTCAGCGTCCGACACGCAGTTCACCTAACCAGCGTCGGCGATTATGTTTTGAAGAGAATTGAGCTGTTACCTGACGTTTGCCCAGCAAGTTCCAGCGGTTACAGGATGTCGATTGAAAAGACAGTGGACGAGCAGAATAGTAACGACCTGACGCAGCTTCTGGCGGAGGTCGAATGCCTTAATGAAGTTGAGGTCAAGCCCGAAGAGCTGAAGGATGAGCTCGCGGAGGAGgtttttgataaatttgaagCTAAACTGTCGATAAATAAGATTCCGATGGGCAAAGAAATGAGCGTTGACGACACGGACATTGATAGGGAGGACTACTACGAATACGAGGGACTGAGCGACGACAAGTCAATCGCGTCCTCGGAGTCGGACGACCTTGACTTTAATGAAAGTATGGAGGAGCCGCCAAGCGTCGAGAAAAAATTAGAGTTCGAAAAGAGGACGTACGAGGAGCTCTCGTTTCCGGATGAAGTGGACACTCCCGTCGACCAGCCTGCCAAAGAAAGGTACTTTACGAAATGATAGACCCTTGTAGGTTCCAAAAGTACCGCTCCCTGAAGAACATCAGGTCGTGTATCTGGGACCCCTATGAGTCCCTGCCGCTCGAATACTACAAGATCAACGAGTTCGAGAATTTCAGGGTACGCGTTgttcttttaattttctccAGGCAACCATGAACTCGTCGAAGAAGCAGCTTAAGGCAAACTGTGAACTGGTCAACGTGTCATCTTCGTACGTGCGACTCACGCTGATGAACGTGTCGCCCGACGACTACCTTAAGATCACCGCTTCCGACTCGTCCTGCCGCCCTGTCGTCGTATCGACCGTCTTCCCCTACGAGAGGAAGGTCTCAGTGCTCAACTTCAGCGTCAGCAGGACCGCCGAGGGCCCGGAGCTGCTTCCGTCTAAGACACCGCTCTCCCTCTTCTGCGGTTTCAGGAGGTGCGTCTTCCATTGGCTTAATTTCTCTACCTTTAGGTTCCCCGCAGTTCCTATTTACAGCAAAAGCATCAACGCTGAGAAGGGCAAGAGGGGTCTGTACGACcgttttttcaaaaaggGCGACAACTGCATTGCCACCATCTACGGAATGTCCCTCTGTCCCCCGACCCCCGTTCTGGCTTTCGGCGAAGGTATTTCCACTATTTTGTCCTTATCTATCTTTTACCCCTATCATCTGTGTGCTAATTTACCTTCAGGCGAGACTGTCATGTTTGGCGGCCACGTTCTTGGCGCCGAGCCCTGTAGAATAATAATGAAACGCATTCTCCTCACCGGGTACCCTATGAAAGTGCACAAGAGGCGCGCGATTGTTCGTTACATGTTTTTCAACCCTTCCGACATCAAGTTAGTTTCCTTCTACCTTTCCCCTCTCCCGTGCTATCTCTTAATCTTTGCCTAGGTACTTTAAGCCAGTTCAGCTGTTCACCAAAAAGGGCCTGCGCGGTAAAATTTTGCAGTCTCTCGGCACTCACGGCTACATGAAGTGTCTTTTCAGCGACTTTGTCACTCAGGACGACATTGTCTGCCTGCCCCTTTACAAGCGTGTTTATCCCAAGTGGTTTCCGTTCACTTGGTCTAGGCATCTTTAATCGATCCTTAATCTGCTCATGTGCTTCACTCTAATACATACTTTGTTCCTCCGTATCTCCATCCACCAATGTGTAATTACATTTACCAATTTGTATGTGCATCTATATATAGATCTCAGTGTGCACATAAGTGTTAACCCGTTAcctatacacatataccCATGTGTATACACAGGTATGTATACCATTATGTGTAAGTGCGTATGTAAGTGTATATACAACcttgtatatacacacgtGTATGTGTGCTCATATTATTGTGCGCTTAAAAATACtatattagtgtgtattttgtttactttGCATTAAAATTCATTACTTGTTTTACAAAAGTTCTATTGTCTTCGGCTCCTGGTTTTTTTCCGAGTCGTGGAGGTAGTTCAGCAGTGTCGGCACCTCCTCGTGCTCCTGCTCCGCGTCGATGAAGCCCAGCTCCGGCTCGAACCTTCCTCCTATGTTGGTCCTCTTTCTGCTGTTGACGCTCGAGTACGGCACGTGTTCGTAGCTCTTGAATCCGTAGTTGTGGAacatcagcttcagcttttCGTTTTGCGAGACGTAGACCATGACCAACATTACAAACGACAGTATCAGCAGGAACGTCAGCACCATCTTTGACCCTACGGCGGAATTATTTTTGATTAACTAACGAATAGCTGCTAATGGTAACCGTGGGAAACTGCTATAGGGTAACTATACCATGTAAATGTCATTCGCTACCAAATGACTACCACCAGGTAACTAGTACCAcagaataaataactacTACCAATTAGGTGGTGGCTGCTActacaataataaataactacCGACTAGCCACTGTCTACCAAACAGCTGTTGTATCTATCTAGTATTGCATTGCGTGCAAACGCCACTCTCGTGTCGTAGCTGCTCCTACATGCCTACCTTTAGACAGTGGTGAGTGCGGGGGGCACGCCACTGCCACCATCTCCGGCACCCAGCCGTCCACGCACACGTCGCCCGGCACCTTTCTGTACGCGTTCGTGTAGAAGTAGGACGCGGACCTGCAGCCCTCCTTCGCCAGGAAGGAGCCCTCGACCTTGCAGACGTCGCTTCCTATTCCTCGCGTGAAGCCCACCTCGCACTCGTAGTCCTGCTTCGTGCACTGGCAGAGCTCCTTGTCCACGTTCCTCTTGAAGTCCTTTCCGTTGAAGCACTCGCTCGACTGCTTCCTTCTCTTGTACGTCACCTTCTTGCCCAGCAGGCACTCGTTTCCTGACATGTCCTTCGGCGTCCACGTCTCGTAGTCGCTGCTTGACGAGTTGATTGACCAGATTCCTTTGCAGGCTGGCTGGTTCAGCGTCGTGAAGTCCAGGTGGAAGACCACTCCGATTCCGTTCCTGTTTCCGTAGAGCAGGAACTCCAGCGAGCTCGATGTCGGCTCGATAACGATGTTGTTAACGCTCAGCTCGCTCTTGCTCAGCGAGAAGTCGAACCAGCTCGCTCCTTCGTTCCAGCTGAAGACCACTTCTCGCGTCTTGTTCTGGTCCTGCGCCATCACCAGCAGTCCTCCGTGGTCTCCCAGCTCGTAGATGAAGGCTCCCTTGTGCACCTCCTTCCACGTCAAGCCTCCGTCTCTGCTCAGGAACGTGTTGACGCTCGAGCTTTCGAACGTCAGGTGGTCTCCCACGTTTCCCGTGCCCAGGATAAGGCCCACTGCGTTTTCCACTGAGTAGAAGGGTGCGAAGTTTTTAAACTGCGTGATTCCGTGCAGGTGCAGGAAGCATCTGTTCGGGTCGCAGTCGTACTGTCTTCCGTACGAGTCCACCTTCGGCGGCGTCAGGTAGTTCCACTGTGCTCCCTTGTTGAATGATATCACTGTTCTTATGTTCGGCTCCACCTTTCTGTGCGAGGCGCCTCTTCTCTTCTTGTCCACCTGCGTTCCTGTTGCGCTTTTCGTTCCTGCGTTCCCGTTGATGTGTGCTTTGAACGACTGCTGCGGGTCCAGGAATCCTCCTGAGTCGTCTCTGAAGTTCGCCAGGTATATTCCTTCCAGTGAGAAGACCTTGTCGAACTCGCACTCTCCTGTTGACGCTCTTATGTTATTTGGCAGCGAGAGCGTGTAGTTCAGCCCACTTGCGTCTGATATGTACACGTTTCCCACCTCCACGTCGCTTCCTTCGTACTGGTGACCCACGTGTATCATCACTGCTCCTTCCGACGTGTCCAGGATCGTGTAGCTTTTTTCGTCTAGCTCCGTGCTTATTCTTGCTTTGTTGAACGTCTTCGCGTTATCTGTGCTCACGCACAGGTTTACTGTTTGTCTTGCTGTGTCTGCCACTTGCGCTACAAACACGTATCCGTTGCTCACCAGGAACTTGTTTCCtcccttcagcagctcctgtGACGACTCTCCGAAGTCATCTGTGTACTTAAATGTGATTGTGTCGTTCCAGCCGTCTTGTTTAGGCTGGTCTCCTGATTGCATTTCGTATCTGCTGTAGTATATTCTATCTTCGCTGTTGTGCTTCGGGTCTCCCCAGCTGAACTGGCCCACGTACTTCGTCACCAGCTTATATGTTGCTCCCAGGTCTCTACTCACGTACATTGCGTGCGTGCAGTCTCCTCCTGTTCCCTTAGACAGGCAGTCTCCTTCCCACGTGCTCAGGAGCGACCATGACGCTTTCGACGGGTGAAAGAAGAACATGTTTATTTCTCCTTTGAATCCCATTGGCTTAAATGTTTTCGCTCCGTCTGAGGACATGTAATGTTGTTCTCCTGTCCCCAGGATCGCCACTACATTCTTGTCAGACTCGCACACGAACATTGAGTCCACGTGGAACGGGTCGTTCTTGTTCTGTCCTGACAGCTGTGCTGTTATTTCTGACCATTGTTTTCCGCTATTAAGGCTTCTATACAACCTTCCTGAGGACGTTTTCAGTAACACTACTTTATTTTCCGTTCCGCACCATACTATGTCCTCCACCAGCGCGTCGAAGCTGATCTCCGTCACTGACAccttctttttattcttcGCGTCCACGAAGGTCTCTCCGTTTACGCTGTAGTAGTCCAGGCTTTCTCCTTCTCGCACTGACACTCCCACTCCGTCATCTCCCTTTACCATCTTCTCCATCATGTATATCCCTAGTATTAAGGATACACAGCTTATTAGTTTACTcattatatataacttTTTGCATTagaatttgtatttttgttGCGATCTGGGCGATACcctgtttattttactgtttttatttctatgtAAGGCTTGTGGCCctcaattattaaaattgttattagattttttattttcaaagtTCATTTATACTCTTTCACGGGCTCACACaagtattattatatacacaataatttaaaattttgtcacaaacaataaatatgtatatttttgaaTATGTTACCGGGTAAACAATTAGTTGCtgttttgtattatttcaTTATTGGGTACCACTCCAGATTCACAATTCAGCAagaaattattatatttattcttatttaaaCACTAATcctaatttttatttctatacTTAGTTTATACacttttttaaactcaCCACTTatctataaataattacacataaataaactagCAATGGTGATGTTGTATAAATAGTTCTCTTCCATTgctataatttaaaattcttttttaaaataggATACATATCACATAAAAATTcatcatatttattgaGCTACACgatttttcatttatttgtaaatatatacactacaatacattttttatatctatattaaacttattttattttttattatggTACCTTTACAATTatactaaatatattaactgATTTTACTTtccaatttttaataattttcaatatttCTTCCAGAATTATCTCTTCGGTTCTTCGttgtttacatatttttgtctaaattattattttttatttacacatcatttTTCCtttgattaaaaaatacttgtattaatttgaaatgttttttttttcaaaattttaGTCCATTATATCCATGTttgttttagtttttttgaTGTCGTAATTGGGCTTAATCCTTAGTTGTTAAATTACCAAAATTCTTTAGATGTGTACTTTTAAAACactgtaaaaataacagaAAAATTCTGATGAACGTAAAATgtaaagataaatataatgtttaGATGGATGTTCTAGTATTTTGCGTATTTGCGTTTTTAGCAAAATCCATCTTATGCTTTTCGAAAAGTTTAGATACTGATCCGAAAACTGAAATTCCCCTACCAAGAGACCTTACTATTCAATCTTCTGATGACTATGATCAGTCTGAGTTAAAGGTTAGTGGTTTTCGTTTCATATTCTTTAGAAACTGACTGAGTTTCGACAAAGACATCGCAAAACGCTGGATGGCGCTCTTTGTGCCGCTGCTTTTGTGAGAAACGGCAACACATTCACGGATTGCACGACTACGGAGGCTCCTGATGGCTCTGTTGGTtcgttttttatttgtaacCACGCTCTTCGTTAGGCCGAGAATGGTGTTACTTGGAGGTGCAGTTGATCGGAACAGGCGCCAGAGATTGGGACTTCTGTGCTGGCGTCGTTGACTATGACCTGTTGAGGGAAAAGGCGAAGTAAGCTTAAATTAAGTCACTCATTCTTTAGGTCTATTATGAGTTTGAGGGCTTTGGAACTGCAACAGGCATACAGGTCTCTCGTCAGGGAGGAGAGGTAGGGGCTTATACTTTATATTCTCGTTCAGGCGACTCGACAACACCATGTCCAAGTACGAGGAGGTTTGTGGGTCTGGCGAGCAGGACTATGAGTCGGATATCTCCAGACTCGAAACTTCACTTTTGGGCGTTGAAAGAGCTATTGAGCAGCTTCGTGCTAACAATTCTTCGCTCTCATCTTTGATTGAGAGTCGCGATTCTCTGGAGGACGAAGTCTCAGTTCTCTCCAAAAGCGCCTTGCACAATCGCAAAAACTGTTCCATTGTCCGGGGCTATGATGACCACGAGGTACGGGTTGTCCATTTACAATTCAGGGTCACTCTTCACATTTAGGGCCGTGCTGATGGGTTGAGGGCCACCTATTACGACAACGCGTATTTTAGGGGCACTCCTTCTGGGTTCCTGGACCATCCTAATGTGAACTTGATTTGGGAGGACTTCGTTCCCGTTTCAGGCGTTCCTCACGACTCGTTTTCCGTGAGGGTGGAAGGGTATTTGAGGGTCCCTTCCACCGACATATACACCTTTTACGTCAGGAGCGACTGCAACTTCCGCGTTTTCATGGACGAGGAAGTGATTATGTCCCAAGGCTTCGACGTGAACAAGGACGGTATTTTAGGCCCTGTCAACCCCTTGCCCCTGGATGGCAGATCCACCATGAACGTTTTCCTCAAGTCAAATCCCTTTCACCTGATTGGAGGCAAGCGATATCCTATAACC from Theileria orientalis strain Shintoku DNA, chromosome 1, complete genome encodes the following:
- a CDS encoding uncharacterized protein (SJCHGC07392 protein), translating into MTIHRNVLKQKNKPFKNSKSNKLKTKPTGLAQKVSVNLDRKAKKSQIIAKKKALRIHLLEESPRNVFVVSFHSKINPLDFINSLLKFHSPESVPKSKHSEDGWFISHPVLLNSSLTHDGIPRRLILHSCPRNLSDILYAASCADILLCLFRGSSPDEPAYDEYGYKILSSLRLQGIPTPVGVNVEAGLTGDRQASSALVKRYFQSEFGLDKKFTSVFVENDLKNVLSLVACVSIPQLSWRKDRGYMLCSNYTYDQNAREFFVEGYARGMGFSVRHAVHLTSVGDYVLKRIELLPDVCPASSSGYRMSIEKTVDEQNSNDLTQLLAEVECLNEVEVKPEELKDELAEEVFDKFEAKLSINKIPMGKEMSVDDTDIDREDYYEYEGLSDDKSIASSESDDLDFNESMEEPPSVEKKLEFEKRTYEELSFPDEVDTPVDQPAKERFQKYRSLKNIRSCIWDPYESLPLEYYKINEFENFRATMNSSKKQLKANCELVNVSSSYVRLTLMNVSPDDYLKITASDSSCRPVVVSTVFPYERKVSVLNFSVSRTAEGPELLPSKTPLSLFCGFRRFPAVPIYSKSINAEKGKRGLYDRFFKKGDNCIATIYGMSLCPPTPVLAFGEGETVMFGGHVLGAEPCRIIMKRILLTGYPMKVHKRRAIVRYMFFNPSDIKYFKPVQLFTKKGLRGKILQSLGTHGYMKCLFSDFVTQDDIVCLPLYKRVYPKWFPFTWSRHL
- a CDS encoding sortilin; amino-acid sequence: MSKLISCVSLILGIYMMEKMVKGDDGVGVSVREGESLDYYSVNGETFVDAKNKKKVSVTEISFDALVEDIVWCGTENKVVLLKTSSGRLYRSLNSGKQWSEITAQLSGQNKNDPFHVDSMFVCESDKNVVAILGTGEQHYMSSDGAKTFKPMGFKGEINMFFFHPSKASWSLLSTWEGDCLSKGTGGDCTHAMYVSRDLGATYKLVTKYVGQFSWGDPKHNSEDRIYYSRYEMQSGDQPKQDGWNDTITFKYTDDFGESSQELLKGGNKFLVSNGYVFVAQVADTARQTVNLCVSTDNAKTFNKARISTELDEKSYTILDTSEGAVMIHVGHQYEGSDVEVGNVYISDASGLNYTLSLPNNIRASTGECEFDKVFSLEGIYLANFRDDSGGFLDPQQSFKAHINGNAGTKSATGTQVDKKRRGASHRKVEPNIRTVISFNKGAQWNYLTPPKVDSYGRQYDCDPNRCFLHLHGITQFKNFAPFYSVENAVGLILGTGNVGDHLTFESSSVNTFLSRDGGLTWKEVHKGAFIYELGDHGGLLVMAQDQNKTREVVFSWNEGASWFDFSLSKSELSVNNIVIEPTSSSLEFLLYGNRNGIGVVFHLDFTTLNQPACKGIWSINSSSSDYETWTPKDMSGNECLLGKKVTYKRRKQSSECFNGKDFKRNVDKELCQCTKQDYECEVGFTRGIGSDVCKVEGSFLAKEGCRSASYFYTNAYRKVPGDVCVDGWVPEMVAVACPPHSPLSKGSKMVLTFLLILSFVMLVMVYVSQNEKLKLMFHNYGFKSYEHVPYSSVNSRKRTNIGGRFEPELGFIDAEQEHEEVPTLLNYLHDSEKNQEPKTIELL